GGACCTCGATGGCCATGAGAGTGCTCCTGTCGGAGTGCGGTGGCGGGGGCTGTGCGTCCCGTGTGCACGGCGCTACGGCGTGCCGGGAGGGCGTCGGGTGACGCCGGAAGTACGGGGCTGGGGCGGCGCGCGCGCCGCGCGGCCGGTACGGGCCCGGTCAGGCGGCGGCGCAGCGCGGACAGATGGCGCTGGAAAGGCGGCACAGATCCACGTGCAGCCGTGCGGCTCCGCAGCCGAACGCGCCCAGTAGTGCGGATGCCGAGCGACGCGTGGCGAGCGGAGCGAGCAGCAGCATGCCCGGCCTCTTCTCGCTCACGTCGTGGTCAACCATGCGGTCATCGTATCGATTCCCGGTCCGGGTATTGGAACCTCGT
This Streptomyces decoyicus DNA region includes the following protein-coding sequences:
- a CDS encoding putative leader peptide, with the protein product MVDHDVSEKRPGMLLLAPLATRRSASALLGAFGCGAARLHVDLCRLSSAICPRCAAA